In Streptococcus parasuis, the following proteins share a genomic window:
- a CDS encoding antirestriction protein ArdA: MDDMQVYIANLGKYNEGELVGAWFTFPIDFEEVKEKIGLNDEYEEYAIHDYELPFTVDEYTSIGELNRLWEMVSELPEELQSELSALLTHFSSIEELSEHQEDIIIHSDCDDMYDVARYYIEETGALGEVPASLQNYIDYQAYGRDLDLSGTFISTNHGIFEIVY; encoded by the coding sequence ATGGACGATATGCAAGTCTATATTGCGAATTTAGGCAAATACAATGAGGGCGAATTGGTCGGTGCGTGGTTTACCTTTCCCATTGACTTTGAGGAAGTCAAAGAGAAAATCGGCTTGAATGATGAATATGAGGAATACGCCATTCATGACTACGAGTTACCCTTTACGGTTGACGAATACACTTCCATTGGCGAACTCAATCGACTATGGGAAATGGTATCGGAATTACCCGAAGAATTACAATCGGAGCTATCTGCTCTGCTCACTCATTTTTCAAGCATTGAAGAACTAAGCGAACATCAAGAGGATATTATCATTCATTCCGATTGTGATGATATGTATGACGTGGCACGCTACTACATTGAAGAAACGGGTGCTTTAGGCGAAGTACCAGCTAGTCTTCAAAACTATATTGATTATCAAGCCTATGGTCGGGATTTAGACCTTTCAGGAACGTTTATCTCAACCAATCATGGGATTTTTGAAATCGTCTATTAA
- a CDS encoding conjugal transfer protein: MKKIRSYTSIWSVEKVLYSINDFRLPFPITFTQMTWFVVSLFAVMILGNLPPLSMIEGAFLKYFGIPVAFTWFMSTKTFDGKKPYGFLKSVIAYALRPKLTYAGKKVTLGRNQPQEAITAVRSEFYGISN; this comes from the coding sequence ATGAAGAAAATACGAAGCTATACCAGTATCTGGTCTGTGGAAAAGGTACTGTATTCTATCAATGATTTTAGACTTCCGTTTCCCATAACCTTTACGCAAATGACATGGTTTGTCGTGTCACTCTTTGCAGTGATGATACTTGGCAACTTGCCCCCTCTTTCCATGATAGAGGGAGCATTTCTCAAATACTTTGGGATTCCTGTGGCTTTCACATGGTTTATGTCTACAAAAACTTTTGATGGTAAAAAGCCTTATGGATTTTTGAAGTCTGTCATTGCTTATGCACTGCGACCAAAGCTGACCTATGCAGGAAAAAAAGTAACGCTTGGCAGAAACCAGCCACAAGAAGCCATTACAGCAGTTAGGAGTGAATTTTATGGCATATCCAATTAA